Genomic window (Desulforapulum autotrophicum HRM2):
TTTTGCCCGGGACGACGGTTTTATCGGCCACATGGAACAGGTAAAGGCAAGGTTTGAAGCCATGTTTTCCTTTGCACCGGGCTTTGAAAAGCTTGAAGTCGGGTCCACCCAGACCATTGCCTATTTTTCCATGGAGTTCGGAATCCACGAATCTTTGCCCCTGTTTGCCGGCGGACTTGGTGTTCTTGCCGGAGACCATCTCAAGGCATCTTCTTCCCTGGGCCTTCCCCTCACAGGTGTGGGGCTGTTGTTCCGGGGGGGGTATTTCAGCCAGGTGTTTGACCTTGAGGGGTGGCAGCAGGAACGCTACCCTGAAATTGATATTTTTGATCTGCCGGTCCAGCGGGCCCTTGACAGCCAGGGCAACGAGGTCTGTGTGACCGTTGAAAGTCCCCATGGAACGATCAAGGCCCAGGTGTGGCAACTAAAGGTAGGCAGGTTGCGCCTGCTTCTCCTTGACACCAACCTTGTGGAAAACAGCCCGTTTATCAGGGATATAACGGCCCGCCTTTATACGAGCAACCTTGAAACCAGGGTGGCCCAGGAGGTCCTGCTCGGTATTGGAGGTATGCGTGCCCTTGAACGTCTGGATATCTTTCCTTCGGTGATCCACATGAACGAGGGCCACTGTGCATTTGCCGGACTTGAAAGAATCGTCCAGATCATGAAAAAATTCCATGTGAACATGGACGCTGCCTTTGAAACATGTAAACGAACCAGTGTGTTCACCACCCATACCCCTGTTGCGGCAGGTCATGATGAATTTCCGCCGTCCCTTGTACTTCCCTATGTTCGATCCTTTGCCCGAAAATTCAACATCACCGAGGTTGACCTGCTCGGCTGGGGGCAGATGAACCATGGGGATCAAAACAACGGTTTTTTCTACATGTGTGTCCTGGGTATTAACCTTTCGGGTTATCTCAATGGGGTAAGCCGTCTCCATGGAACCGTGGCAAGGAAGATGTGGACGGGTATCTGGCCTGGACGGCCCGTGGACGAGGTGCCCATCACCCATATCACCAACGGGGTTCATATCCTCTCGTATATTTCCCAGCAAAAGGCGGCCTTGTTTGAACGATATCTGACATCTGACTGGGCAGGCATCAACTGCACCCCTGAAATGGTCCAGCGGATAGACAACATCGACGATGAAGATCTCTGGCATGTGCATGGCATTGACCGTTCCCGACTCATCCGTTTGTGCCGAAAAGTGATGTTTGAAAAATATTCACGACGGAATGCACCAAGGGATGTCCTGGATGCGGTTTCGTCGGTTCTTGACCATAATGTACTGACCATCTGCTTTGCCCGGCGATTTGCAACATACAAACGTGCTGATCTTCTGCTCATGGATCCGGAACGCCTTGAGGCCATGATTAATTCAACGACCCGCCCCATCCAGATTGTATTTGCCGGCAAGGCCCACCCCAACGATAATGAGGGCAAGCAGATCATCCAGAGAATCATGAACTTTGCCAAAAGGGATAAGGTGAGGCACAGGGTGGTTTTTCTTGAAGACTATGATATCAACATCGCACGCTACATGGTCCAGGGGGCCGATGTGTGGCTGAACACCCCGAGAAGGCCCAATGAAGCCTGCGGAACCTCGGGCATAAAGGCAGCCGTTAACGGCAGCCTCAACCTGAGCATCCTTGACGGATGGTGGTGTGAAGGTTATACTGCCCAGAGAGGTTGGGCCATTGGCGATAATTGCGATTACAAGGATACGGCCTATCAGGACTCCGTTGAGAGTCAGGCCCTTTACAATCTTCTGGAAAACGAAGTTATTCCCTGTTTCTATGACCGAAAGCGGGGTAATCCGCCGCAGAGATGGGTACAGATGATGAAGGAATCCATAAAAATGGCCCTGGGGGAATTTTCAAGCAACAGAATGGTCCGGGAGTATACCAACCGGTTCTACATCCCAGCTGCCTGCAACATGGCCAGACTCACGGCTGACAATGCCGGTGGCGCAATTGAACTTGCAAGGGGCCGACAACGGCTTAAGACCCTGTGGAAAAACCTACGGGTGATGAAACCCTCCATGCCCCCGGATACTGGGTTTAAGGTCGGTGATACCTTTACCCTTTCCACAACCGTTTTCCTTGGTGACCTTACACCTGAAGATGTGGAAGTCCAGATTTATTTCGGCAGGCTCAAATCCCTGGACCGCCTGGATGGTGGCAGGACCAAAACCATGACCTTAAAGGCGGAATCAGGGAAAAATATCTATCTCTACACCTGTGAACTGAACTGTTCGGATGCTGGCAGGTTCGGTTATACGGCCCGGGTGATTCCCCAGGGTGACGAAATCCTCAAGACAACCCCCGGTCTCATGACCTGGGCCAAGTGAGTGCAAAGAAAAAGACCGTGACTGTAAAGAAGAAATGACCATGTGTTCCAATATTTCACATGATATTATAAAGGAGTACAGGGAAATCACATGACGGTGAAAAGGAAACGTCCACGTGTTCTCATTGTGACACCCGAAGTGACCTATCTTCCCGATGACATGGGAAATATGTCCAACTATTCGGCTAAGGCTGGTGGTCTGGCCGATGTTTCCGCGGCCCTGATTTCGGCTCTGTTCGATCTTGGCGGAGACGTTCATGTGGCCCTTCCCGATTATCGATCCATTATCAACGGGTACCTGCCCGATTTTTTCAGCAGGGAAATGGACAGGATCAAGGCCCGGCTTGAGGATAAACGAATTCATCTTGCCGAAGACAGAATCTTTTACTATCTGACCCATGTGTACTCGGGTTATTCCGACATCAACCTTAAGGTTGCCCTGGCCTTTCAGAGGGAGGTGATGAACAACATCATCCCACGTGTAAATCCTGACATCATCCACTGTAACGACTGGATGACAGGTCTTGTACCGGCCATGGCAAGGCAGATGGGTATTCCCTGCCTGTTTACTGTCCACAACATTCACACGGTCACAGCGACCCTGGCCGAGATCGAGGATCGCGGCATAGATGCAGCCTCGTTCTGGAACCACCTCTATTTCAGAAACCCGCCGGGAAATTATGAGAATGCAAGGAATCAAAATGCTGTGGATTTTCTAACCTCCGGGGTTTTTGCGGCCCACTATGTCAACACGGTGAGTCCGACCTTTTTAAAAGAGATCATTGACCAGCGCCACTCGTTTGTGGAGCCCTGCCTGCGCCAGGAACTTGCCAACAAGTTTCACGCCGGGTGTGCAGACGGGGTGTTGAATGCCCCTGATCCAGAGTTCAACCCGGCCATTGACGAAATGATTACCCACAACTATGGTCCCAAAAATCACCGGGAAAAAAAACGGCTCAACAAACGTTACCTCCAGGAGCTCCTGGGCCTTGAACCCGACGAGACAGCCCCGCTGTTTTTCTGGCCCTCCCGCCTGGATCCTGTTCAAAAAGGATGTCAGCTTCTGGCTGATATTGCCTTTGCCGTAATCCAGCGGTACTGGAAAGAAAACCTTCAGATGGTGTTTGTGGCAAGCGGGGAGTATCAAAGACATTTCAGGGATATTGCCAACTTTCACGGGATTAAACGCCGAATGAGTGTCAATCAGTTCAGCGAAAGTCTCTCCCACGAAGCCTTTGCCGGTTCTGATTTTCTGTTTATGCCATCACGGTTCGAACCCTGCGGGCTGCCCCAGATGACAGGATGCATCTACGGTACGCTTCCCATTGTCTATGACACGGGCGGACTCCATGATACCGTGAAACACCTGGATCTCGACAACAACCGGGGTAATGGCTTTGTTTTCAATGTCCACGATGCAAACGGTCTCGCCTGGGCAATTGACCAGGCCATGGCGTTTTATCGGCTTGACGGGGATGCCAAGGAGGTTCAGATTCGACGTATCATGACTGAAGGCGTACTTGAGTTCAACCATACAACCTGTGCTGAAAAATATATAGGACTCTATGAAAGAATGCTGCAAAGACCCATGTTCCCCTGATCCTGGCATTTTTCGGGACAGTTTCCTCCTGCCCCACAGGGAGGAAATTCTCAGGCGGATCGGACATTGTCAACAAAAATACGAAAGGATCACCCAAAAAGGCCACAGATCCCTTGAAAAATTTGCCATGTACCACAAGGAATTCGGGCTCCATCGTCTCAACAGCGGCTGGATCTTCCGGGAGTGGGCGCCCAATGCCACGGCCATCCATATCATCGGGGAGATGACCCAATGGCAGATTGATCCAGAATTCTGCCTTGAACGTAAGACGGCCGATGGCGTGTGGGAGGCAAGTTTCCCTTTGGGAGCATTTTTTCACAAGGCTCTTTACAGGCTGGTTGTCACCTGGAAAGGGGGCAGGGGGGACAGGTTGCCGACAGCTGTCACAAGGGTTGTCCAGGATCCGGATTCCCTGATATTCAATGCCCAGGTGTGGGAACCAGAAAGCCCCTATATGTGGCGTCACTCCTCTCCTGATCCTGCCGATCTTTTTATCTATGAGACCCATGTGGGCATGGCCCAGGAAACGTGGGGAGTGGGAACCTTCAAGGAGTTCGAGACCCGGGTGCTGCCAAGGATCAAGACTGCAGGCTACACTGCCATCCAGATCATGGCTGTTCAAGAACATCCCTATTATGGATCGTTCGGATACCATGTTACCAATTTTTTTGCCGTCTCCTCTCGATTCGGAACCCCTGAAGAGTTTAAAAGTCTTGTGGATGCAGCCCATGGCTTGGATCTTAAGGTGTTCATGGACGTTGTCCACTCCCATTCATCCTCAAACGAGATCGAGGGTTTGAGCCGCTTTGACGGGAGCCTGGATCAATTTTTCCATTCCGGGGACCGGGGAATTCACCGATTGTGGGATTCCCGCTGCTTTGATTATGGCAAACCCATGGTCCTTAACTTTCTTCTTTCCAATCTGCGCTACTGGATCGAAGAATTTCACCTGGACGGTTTCCGGTTTGACGGGGTGACAAGCATGCTGTTTTACGACCATGGCCTTGGCCGGGCCTTTACCTGCTATGATGACTACTATGGCAACTCGGTTGATCTGGATGCCCTTGCCTATCTCTATCTTGCCAACCGTTTTGTTCACGCCATGATCCCAAATTGCGTGACCATTGCCGAAGAGGTGAGCGGCTACCCTGGCATCGCAACCTCCCAGAGCGACGGGGGAACCGGGTTTGATTATCGTTACGCCATGGGTATCCCTGATTTTTGGATTCGCCTGTTAAAGGAGTACCGGGACGAACAATGGCCCCTTAGCCTTCTATGGCAAGAGCTCAACTCCAGGCGTGAAGACGAACGAACCATCTCCTACGCCGAATCCCATGACCAGGCCATGGTGGGGGACAAGACTC
Coding sequences:
- the glgP gene encoding alpha-glucan family phosphorylase: MENLQVFQVCPSIPEPVRFLDYLSKNLWWCWNHDAIELFRRINPVQWEANQRNPVAFLASISQRRFEAFARDDGFIGHMEQVKARFEAMFSFAPGFEKLEVGSTQTIAYFSMEFGIHESLPLFAGGLGVLAGDHLKASSSLGLPLTGVGLLFRGGYFSQVFDLEGWQQERYPEIDIFDLPVQRALDSQGNEVCVTVESPHGTIKAQVWQLKVGRLRLLLLDTNLVENSPFIRDITARLYTSNLETRVAQEVLLGIGGMRALERLDIFPSVIHMNEGHCAFAGLERIVQIMKKFHVNMDAAFETCKRTSVFTTHTPVAAGHDEFPPSLVLPYVRSFARKFNITEVDLLGWGQMNHGDQNNGFFYMCVLGINLSGYLNGVSRLHGTVARKMWTGIWPGRPVDEVPITHITNGVHILSYISQQKAALFERYLTSDWAGINCTPEMVQRIDNIDDEDLWHVHGIDRSRLIRLCRKVMFEKYSRRNAPRDVLDAVSSVLDHNVLTICFARRFATYKRADLLLMDPERLEAMINSTTRPIQIVFAGKAHPNDNEGKQIIQRIMNFAKRDKVRHRVVFLEDYDINIARYMVQGADVWLNTPRRPNEACGTSGIKAAVNGSLNLSILDGWWCEGYTAQRGWAIGDNCDYKDTAYQDSVESQALYNLLENEVIPCFYDRKRGNPPQRWVQMMKESIKMALGEFSSNRMVREYTNRFYIPAACNMARLTADNAGGAIELARGRQRLKTLWKNLRVMKPSMPPDTGFKVGDTFTLSTTVFLGDLTPEDVEVQIYFGRLKSLDRLDGGRTKTMTLKAESGKNIYLYTCELNCSDAGRFGYTARVIPQGDEILKTTPGLMTWAK
- a CDS encoding glycogen synthase: MTVKRKRPRVLIVTPEVTYLPDDMGNMSNYSAKAGGLADVSAALISALFDLGGDVHVALPDYRSIINGYLPDFFSREMDRIKARLEDKRIHLAEDRIFYYLTHVYSGYSDINLKVALAFQREVMNNIIPRVNPDIIHCNDWMTGLVPAMARQMGIPCLFTVHNIHTVTATLAEIEDRGIDAASFWNHLYFRNPPGNYENARNQNAVDFLTSGVFAAHYVNTVSPTFLKEIIDQRHSFVEPCLRQELANKFHAGCADGVLNAPDPEFNPAIDEMITHNYGPKNHREKKRLNKRYLQELLGLEPDETAPLFFWPSRLDPVQKGCQLLADIAFAVIQRYWKENLQMVFVASGEYQRHFRDIANFHGIKRRMSVNQFSESLSHEAFAGSDFLFMPSRFEPCGLPQMTGCIYGTLPIVYDTGGLHDTVKHLDLDNNRGNGFVFNVHDANGLAWAIDQAMAFYRLDGDAKEVQIRRIMTEGVLEFNHTTCAEKYIGLYERMLQRPMFP
- a CDS encoding alpha-amylase family glycosyl hydrolase; amino-acid sequence: MKECCKDPCSPDPGIFRDSFLLPHREEILRRIGHCQQKYERITQKGHRSLEKFAMYHKEFGLHRLNSGWIFREWAPNATAIHIIGEMTQWQIDPEFCLERKTADGVWEASFPLGAFFHKALYRLVVTWKGGRGDRLPTAVTRVVQDPDSLIFNAQVWEPESPYMWRHSSPDPADLFIYETHVGMAQETWGVGTFKEFETRVLPRIKTAGYTAIQIMAVQEHPYYGSFGYHVTNFFAVSSRFGTPEEFKSLVDAAHGLDLKVFMDVVHSHSSSNEIEGLSRFDGSLDQFFHSGDRGIHRLWDSRCFDYGKPMVLNFLLSNLRYWIEEFHLDGFRFDGVTSMLFYDHGLGRAFTCYDDYYGNSVDLDALAYLYLANRFVHAMIPNCVTIAEEVSGYPGIATSQSDGGTGFDYRYAMGIPDFWIRLLKEYRDEQWPLSLLWQELNSRREDERTISYAESHDQAMVGDKTLMMHLMGRAIYSCMERTNTSITTFRAVALHKMIRLITLATAGNGYLNFMGNEFGHPEWIDFPSAANNWSYQHARRQWSLVDNEDLMFSCLARFDRAMVKTAKDHGILNASRARLIFVHEADKTIGFMRAGMIFVFNFHPDKSFVDYPVNAPTGRFKMVLDTDATGFGGHGRLRADQVHLTLKGGAIQNDNSQLSLYLPARTAIVLAPGKGQ